The Anas platyrhynchos isolate ZD024472 breed Pekin duck chromosome 1, IASCAAS_PekinDuck_T2T, whole genome shotgun sequence genomic sequence AGCGGCGGCCCCAAATGCGGCTGGGGGCGAGCGGGGAGCCGGGAGGGATGCTGCGGCCGTTTTGTTGGCGgtgccttttcttccttttctttcccccctcccgGGCGCTgcgggctggggacagccccgaAACCTCGGGGATGGCCGGGGTTGGAGGGGacggaggggaaaagggaaaaaacggGGAGCCGATAAGGGAAGCGTGCCCCgagggcacggcacggcacgggaACCGGCGGGGCACCGGCAAATACCGCCGGGCCGTCGGGGAGCCGCGCAGCCCGGCCTGAGATGCGGGTTGGGGCCGGGCTTTGCTCGGGGCCGGGGTTTGCTCGGAGCCGGGGTTTGCTGCTCGGTGccgtcccccagcccccccccggtcccccccaaCAGCTGTTGGCGGCGCTGTCATTGTCGCCTTTCGCTATCGAGCCCGCAAAagtccctcccccccctccgtgccccccccctccgAGGGGCTCCCCCCGCCGCTGccggccccgtgtcccccccggtcccccggtgcccccccgtccccgcttccccccccccgcccctctccccgccgcccgccccatCGGTCGGGACCGGCCCCGGTGACATCAGGCggtccccccccggccccccccagccGCCGCCGATTggcgcagcccccccccgcccggtGACATTGTTCCTCCCCGGCGCGGCTATaaagccgccgccgccgcgccgcaaGGTGCGCGCTGCTGCCGTGCTGGCCCGTCCCGGCGCGCCGCTCCCCACGGCCACGGTAAGGGCAGCGGAGGGATgcgacgggacgggacgggacgggacgggacgggacgggatgaGATGGGACGCGATGGGACGGGATGCGaagggacgggacgggacgagAAGCGAGGCGCCCCCCCGAGGGCACCCCGCGGGAGGAGGCTCGGGGGGGCGGGCAGCGCGGCCGGCCCCGCCCGGGGCACCGTCCCCAGCCTCCTCCGGAGCCCGGTGGGGGCGTCCCGGTggcggggagcggcgggcgCTGActcggggccgcccccccggcTCTCTCCCCTCCCGCAGGCAGCCCGGTGAGCGCCGCCGTCCCGCCTGCCGGGCCATGGACTCGGACGCCAGCCTGGTCTCCAGCCGCCCTTCGTCGCCGGAGCCCGATGAGCTCTTCCTCCCGGGCAGGAATAaagggggcggcggcgggggcttCACGGGGGGCACCGTGTCCAGCTCCACGCAGAGCGACTCGCCGCCGGAGCTGAGCGCCGAGCTGCGCAGCGCCATGAGCGCCGccggggtggtggtggtggacaAGCTGGGCTTCAAGTCCTCGTCTTCCTCGTCGTCCTCGTCGTCGTCGTCCTCCTCCAAGAAGGACAAGAAGCAGATGACGGagccggagctgcagcagctgcgcCTGAAGATCAACAGCCGCGAGCGCAAGAGGATGCACGACCTCAACATCGCCATGGACGGGCTGCGGGAGGTGATGCCCTACGCGCACGGGCCGTCGGTGCGCAAGCTCTCCAAGATCGCCACGCTGCTGCTGGCCCGCAACTACATCCTCATGCTCACCAACTCGCTGGAGGAGATGAAGCGCCTGGTCAGCGAGATCTACGGCGGCCACCACGCCGGCTTCCACCCCGCCGCCTGCCCCGGCGGCATGGGCGCCCACTCGGCCCCCCTGCCCGGCCACCCGGGCCACCCCGCCTCGCACCCCGTGCACCACCCCATCCTGCCCCCCGCCGCCGTCTCCAGCGCCTCCCTGCCCGGCTCCGGCCTCTCGGCCGTCAGCTCCATCCGACCCCCCCACGGGCTCCTCAAGTCGCcctcggccgccgccgccgccgccgccgccgccgccgcccccctgGGCAGCGGCTTCCAGCACTGGGGGGGGATGCCGTGCCCCTGCAGCATGTGCCAGGTGTCGGCCCCCCCGCACCACCACGTCTCCGGCATGGGGGCCGCCAGCCTGCCCAGACTGGCCACCGACACCAAATGAGGGGGGCCGCCCCGGAGCGCCCAGGACCTAgaacggggaccccccccctctCCGGGAGGACCCTCCCCCGTCCCGACACCCGCGCCCCCTTTCCTTGCCGGGAcccggggaggagggagaagcgGTCCCGGGCCGGCCGCACACCGAGGAAGCGAACCCGGGGGGGGTCGCCCCTCGTCGCCCCTCCTCTCGTTTGCTCGCCACCCCCCCCGGCAGCGCCCTCCGGGCCGCATCCTGCCCGGCGCCGGCGGTCCCCGGAGCCCCGGCTGCGAGTTTGGCCGGGGAGGTGgctcggcccccccccccccttggcatcccccccagccctgcttttTTTTCGGGTTCGTCTCTCCTTCGGGCTCTGTACATACACCCCTCGCCGGCAGCCCGAGCTTTCCGTCCGTGCACTTGTACTGTGTAAAGCCTTATGAATGAATAAGGGGTTGGTCTGCGCTGACTTCGTTGGTTTGCTtcgttgtttgtttgtattttgttttatttttatcgtGtcccgtcttttttttttttcccccttttttatttttaattttattttttttctcgtGTAACACGGTTTTCGTTCCCGCCGCCCTTAACAAAGTTGGGACTCCTTAAC encodes the following:
- the OLIG2 gene encoding oligodendrocyte transcription factor 2; the protein is MDSDASLVSSRPSSPEPDELFLPGRNKGGGGGGFTGGTVSSSTQSDSPPELSAELRSAMSAAGVVVVDKLGFKSSSSSSSSSSSSSSKKDKKQMTEPELQQLRLKINSRERKRMHDLNIAMDGLREVMPYAHGPSVRKLSKIATLLLARNYILMLTNSLEEMKRLVSEIYGGHHAGFHPAACPGGMGAHSAPLPGHPGHPASHPVHHPILPPAAVSSASLPGSGLSAVSSIRPPHGLLKSPSAAAAAAAAAAAPLGSGFQHWGGMPCPCSMCQVSAPPHHHVSGMGAASLPRLATDTK